In the genome of Qipengyuania seohaensis, one region contains:
- a CDS encoding putative bifunctional diguanylate cyclase/phosphodiesterase: MGRPTANSEEVRRLLLARRLRAVIAGNTLATVSALASTAVLIVGFDEAPLRVPLLTWAIVTAVMFTIRAYFIATLDPEELDGQILARDYRKVIVWMILTSLAWAVGFVMFATIAQGLEIALLAVVGTAMLVGVLLIHRAVPLAGYAHIALLVSALIAAGSLSVGAPALPVAFVLLIYSFALWTAVGRMDTAFQAAVLADVERKEASDTVAMLLNDYEEHSTDWLWSADPEGRLGEVSDRFAKACDRSVEDLEGTPLLDLFDPGEGRDLVARHIASNSAFRDIEVTVPIGGEPRYWQLSARPRSDGSLSGVARDVTADRLIEQRVTLMAHYDNLTNLANRYLFNERLRELLGENRSSGANVALFYLDLDDFKAINDTRGHLVGDRLLREVAERLACEVRDEDTVARLGGDEFAVLIETRAGDGLLIERAHRFLSVVRAPYEIDGQTYRVSTSVGVARCHDGDCDAEELMRRADLALYAAKNKGRDNLAIFERSLDEQARERRSLEADLGEALARDQLRLHFQPIIELETGQATGYEALLRWYHPQRGVLGPSEFLSIAEETGLIMPIGDWVIRTALAETADWAGEFRVAINLSTTQVADPKIVATLAQALRESDFPPNRVELEITEHVLMDQSDANRDTLLRLREMGLKIALDDFGTGYSSLAYLRRFPFDRIKIDRAFVRDLNSDISSQAIVSTITRLAEAMDMETTAEGVEDRRQLDLLRKLGVKEAQGFLISKPLLAEKISSVTIEPAQAAEAPVEKAVIDYRQARKAALKRRGGQAA; the protein is encoded by the coding sequence ATGGGAAGACCGACCGCGAATAGCGAAGAGGTACGCCGGCTGCTTCTGGCGCGCAGGCTGCGTGCGGTCATTGCGGGCAATACGCTCGCGACCGTATCGGCCCTGGCCTCCACCGCAGTATTGATCGTCGGTTTCGATGAGGCGCCGCTGCGTGTGCCGCTGCTGACCTGGGCAATCGTGACTGCCGTGATGTTCACGATCAGGGCTTACTTCATTGCGACTCTCGACCCCGAGGAACTCGACGGACAAATCCTGGCGCGCGATTACCGCAAGGTTATCGTCTGGATGATATTGACGAGCCTGGCCTGGGCCGTGGGGTTCGTGATGTTTGCGACGATTGCGCAGGGGCTGGAGATCGCTTTGCTGGCAGTCGTCGGCACCGCCATGCTCGTCGGTGTCCTCCTTATCCACCGCGCCGTTCCGCTCGCGGGATACGCCCACATAGCCCTGCTGGTTTCGGCGCTCATCGCAGCTGGCTCGCTGAGCGTGGGTGCGCCCGCCCTGCCGGTCGCATTTGTACTCCTGATCTATTCCTTCGCGCTGTGGACCGCAGTGGGCCGCATGGACACTGCATTCCAGGCTGCTGTCCTGGCTGACGTGGAGAGGAAGGAAGCCAGCGATACGGTCGCGATGCTGCTCAACGATTACGAAGAGCATTCGACCGACTGGCTGTGGAGTGCCGATCCCGAGGGCAGGCTGGGCGAAGTAAGCGATCGCTTCGCCAAGGCGTGCGATCGGTCGGTCGAGGATCTGGAAGGCACACCGCTGCTCGACCTGTTCGACCCGGGCGAAGGACGTGATCTGGTGGCGAGGCATATCGCCAGCAACAGCGCATTCCGCGATATCGAGGTGACCGTGCCGATCGGCGGCGAGCCTCGCTACTGGCAGTTGTCCGCCCGCCCGCGCAGCGATGGCAGCCTGAGCGGCGTTGCCCGGGACGTGACCGCCGACCGGCTGATCGAGCAGCGCGTCACCTTGATGGCGCACTATGACAATCTGACCAATCTCGCCAACCGCTACCTTTTCAACGAGCGCCTTCGGGAATTGCTCGGCGAAAATCGGTCGAGTGGCGCCAATGTCGCGCTATTTTACCTCGACCTCGACGACTTCAAGGCGATCAATGACACGCGCGGCCACCTTGTCGGCGATCGGTTGCTGCGGGAAGTGGCCGAACGGCTGGCCTGCGAAGTGCGCGACGAAGACACCGTAGCGCGCCTTGGCGGCGACGAATTCGCCGTGCTCATCGAAACGCGCGCCGGTGATGGCCTATTGATAGAGCGTGCCCACCGCTTCCTTTCGGTAGTCCGCGCTCCCTACGAGATCGATGGGCAGACTTACCGCGTCTCGACCAGTGTGGGGGTAGCGCGGTGCCACGATGGCGACTGCGATGCAGAAGAACTGATGCGGCGCGCCGACCTGGCGCTGTATGCCGCCAAGAACAAGGGACGCGACAATCTCGCGATCTTCGAACGCTCGCTCGACGAGCAGGCCCGGGAACGGCGCTCGCTCGAGGCTGACCTTGGAGAGGCCCTTGCACGCGACCAGCTCCGCCTTCACTTCCAGCCGATAATCGAATTGGAAACCGGGCAGGCGACGGGGTACGAGGCGCTTCTTCGCTGGTATCACCCCCAGCGCGGCGTCCTGGGTCCGAGCGAATTCCTCTCGATCGCTGAAGAAACCGGCCTCATCATGCCGATCGGCGATTGGGTGATCCGCACGGCACTGGCAGAAACAGCAGACTGGGCGGGTGAATTCCGCGTTGCGATCAACCTTTCGACCACGCAGGTAGCCGATCCCAAGATCGTCGCCACACTGGCCCAGGCCCTGCGCGAATCCGACTTCCCGCCAAACCGCGTCGAACTCGAAATCACCGAACACGTGCTGATGGACCAGAGCGATGCGAATCGCGATACGCTGCTGCGCCTTCGCGAAATGGGTCTGAAGATCGCGCTGGATGATTTCGGCACGGGATATTCTTCGCTGGCCTACCTCCGGCGTTTTCCTTTCGACCGCATCAAGATCGACCGGGCTTTCGTCCGTGATCTGAATTCCGATATCAGCAGCCAGGCAATTGTGTCGACGATCACCCGATTGGCCGAAGCGATGGACATGGAGACCACTGCCGAAGGCGTCGAAGACCGCCGGCAACTGGACCTGCTTCGCAAGCTTGGGGTGAAGGAAGCGCAAGGTTTCCTGATCAGCAAGCCCTTGCTGGCAGAGAAGATCTCCTCCGTTACGATCGAACCGGCGCAGGCGGCCGAAGCACCGGTTGAAAAGGCGGTCATCGACTACCGTCAGGCGCGCAAGGCGGCGCTGAAACGCCGGGGCGGACAAGCCGCCTAG
- the gltX gene encoding glutamate--tRNA ligase, producing the protein MTTITRFAPSPTGNLHVGNIRTALHNWMLARKAGGRFVLRIDDTDAARSREEYVEAIREDLSWLGLEADGEERQSDRLALYQSAFDALAAAGRIYPAYETAQELELKRKIQLGRGLPPIYDRGALRLSDAERAAKEAEGIAPHWRFKLDHEEPITWDDGVRGTQKFDPAQLSDPVIRRADGSWLYMLPSAVDDLDMGVTQVLRGEDHVSNTAVQIQMFTALIAAQFPAAKMPAFAHEALLVGKEGKLSKRLGSLGCDSFRERDIEPEAIIALLARLGTSQPVEPIADRALLVETFDLSTFGRAPAKFDDTELDRLNAAIVHQMDYDAVSHRLPEGMDEAGWHAVRPNLVHVSEAANWWKLVTGPIEQPKFSEEDRTFLGKASEMLDWGDDPWRSLTTALKDATGRKGKPLFLPLRQALTGMDHGPDMGELLPLIGEEEARARLCRAAG; encoded by the coding sequence ATGACCACTATTACGCGCTTCGCCCCGTCGCCGACCGGGAACCTGCATGTCGGAAATATCCGGACTGCATTGCACAACTGGATGCTTGCCCGCAAAGCGGGTGGGCGGTTCGTCCTGCGGATCGACGATACCGATGCGGCGCGCAGCCGCGAGGAATATGTCGAGGCGATCCGCGAGGATCTCTCATGGCTCGGCCTGGAAGCGGACGGCGAAGAGCGGCAATCGGACCGGCTCGCGCTTTACCAGTCCGCTTTCGACGCACTGGCGGCTGCAGGCCGTATCTATCCTGCCTATGAAACCGCGCAGGAACTCGAACTCAAGCGGAAGATCCAGCTGGGGCGCGGCTTGCCTCCGATCTACGACCGCGGCGCTCTTCGGCTAAGCGATGCCGAACGCGCCGCGAAAGAGGCTGAGGGCATCGCCCCGCACTGGCGCTTCAAACTCGATCACGAAGAGCCGATCACGTGGGATGACGGCGTGCGCGGAACGCAGAAATTCGATCCGGCGCAGCTTTCCGACCCGGTGATCCGCAGGGCAGACGGTAGCTGGCTCTATATGCTTCCGAGCGCGGTCGACGATCTCGACATGGGGGTGACGCAGGTGCTGCGCGGCGAAGACCATGTCAGCAATACAGCTGTTCAAATTCAGATGTTTACCGCACTTATTGCTGCACAATTTCCTGCAGCAAAAATGCCTGCCTTCGCGCATGAAGCCTTGCTCGTCGGCAAGGAAGGGAAACTGTCCAAACGCCTCGGATCCCTGGGCTGCGACAGTTTTCGCGAACGCGATATCGAGCCGGAGGCGATCATCGCCTTGCTGGCCCGGCTGGGCACGTCTCAACCGGTAGAACCGATTGCGGACCGTGCATTGCTTGTCGAAACTTTCGACCTTTCGACGTTCGGTCGCGCTCCGGCGAAGTTCGATGACACCGAGCTCGACCGCCTGAATGCAGCGATCGTTCACCAGATGGATTACGACGCCGTAAGCCACCGTCTGCCCGAAGGCATGGACGAAGCCGGCTGGCACGCGGTCCGGCCGAACCTTGTGCACGTAAGCGAGGCTGCAAACTGGTGGAAGCTCGTGACCGGGCCGATCGAGCAGCCGAAATTCTCGGAGGAAGATCGAACCTTCCTCGGCAAGGCTTCCGAAATGCTCGACTGGGGCGATGATCCCTGGCGATCCCTGACGACTGCGTTGAAGGACGCAACGGGCCGGAAGGGAAAGCCGCTGTTCCTGCCGCTGCGTCAGGCGTTGACCGGAATGGACCACGGACCCGACATGGGAGAACTGCTCCCGCTGATCGGCGAGGAAGAAGCGAGAGCGCGCTTGTGCAGGGCCGCGGGATAA
- the pyk gene encoding pyruvate kinase — protein sequence MAKPLKERDGAPKLDPRGRKVKILATVGPASRSPEMLARLFRAGVDAFRVNMSHGEHDTHAETIKAIRAMEKEFHRPIAILADLQGPKLRVGKFKNGEAVIRHSGHFTLDRNPEPGDHTRVELPHPELFGLLEKGQRLLINDGKIRLKVIRADENEILCSAEVGGVISDRKGVNVPDAEVPIPALTEKDRRDLAFAVQQGVDWIGLSFVQRPEDLAEARKLMGGYGALCAKIEKPMAVRRLDEIIELSDGIMVARGDLGVELEPQEVPPLQKQIVNKTRTAGKPVIVATQMLESMIESPAPTRAEVSDVANAVYDGADAVMLSAETAAGEWPEEAVTIMHRIARQVENDEAYLPRVRFLDTPPDRTTADALAHACMTVADTVSISAITVFTGSGSTARRVARERPSVPMLVLTPSMKTARRLALLWGAHAVATKDIGSFEEMIAKGKRMALRHRFAAAGSKLIALAGVPFGTPGSTNLMHVVSVAGDELEKHER from the coding sequence ATGGCAAAGCCCCTCAAAGAGCGCGACGGCGCGCCCAAGCTCGATCCGCGTGGCCGCAAGGTCAAGATTCTTGCGACCGTAGGCCCAGCAAGCCGGTCTCCGGAAATGCTGGCCCGCCTGTTCCGCGCAGGGGTCGACGCCTTTCGCGTCAATATGAGCCATGGCGAGCATGACACCCATGCCGAAACGATCAAGGCGATCCGCGCGATGGAGAAGGAATTCCATCGCCCCATCGCAATCCTCGCCGACCTGCAAGGCCCCAAGCTGCGCGTCGGCAAGTTCAAGAACGGTGAGGCGGTCATTCGCCACTCGGGCCATTTCACGCTCGATCGCAATCCCGAGCCGGGCGATCACACCCGCGTCGAATTGCCGCATCCCGAACTCTTCGGCCTGCTGGAAAAGGGCCAGCGCCTGCTGATCAACGACGGCAAGATCCGCCTCAAGGTAATCCGCGCGGACGAGAACGAGATTCTGTGTTCGGCAGAGGTCGGCGGCGTGATCTCGGATCGCAAGGGCGTCAACGTGCCCGATGCCGAAGTGCCCATTCCCGCACTTACCGAGAAGGACCGCCGCGACCTCGCGTTCGCGGTCCAGCAGGGCGTCGACTGGATCGGCCTCTCCTTCGTCCAGCGCCCCGAAGACCTTGCCGAAGCGCGCAAGCTGATGGGCGGGTATGGTGCGCTGTGCGCCAAGATCGAAAAGCCGATGGCAGTGCGGCGCCTCGACGAGATCATCGAACTGTCCGATGGCATCATGGTCGCCCGCGGCGACCTCGGCGTGGAATTGGAGCCGCAGGAAGTCCCGCCGCTCCAGAAGCAGATCGTCAACAAGACGCGCACCGCGGGCAAGCCGGTGATCGTGGCGACGCAAATGCTCGAGAGTATGATCGAGAGCCCCGCCCCGACCCGGGCCGAAGTGTCAGACGTGGCAAACGCGGTCTATGACGGCGCCGATGCGGTGATGCTCTCGGCGGAAACCGCGGCAGGTGAATGGCCCGAGGAAGCCGTCACCATCATGCACCGCATCGCCCGGCAGGTTGAGAACGACGAAGCGTATCTGCCTCGCGTTCGTTTCCTCGATACCCCGCCCGACCGGACCACGGCCGACGCCTTGGCCCATGCCTGCATGACCGTGGCCGACACTGTGTCGATCTCGGCAATCACGGTCTTTACCGGCTCGGGCAGCACGGCCCGCCGCGTTGCGCGCGAGCGGCCCAGTGTCCCGATGCTGGTCCTTACACCAAGCATGAAGACGGCGCGCCGCCTCGCCTTGCTGTGGGGTGCGCACGCCGTCGCCACAAAGGATATCGGCAGCTTCGAAGAGATGATCGCCAAGGGGAAGCGCATGGCCTTGCGTCATCGTTTCGCTGCAGCCGGTAGCAAGCTGATCGCGCTGGCAGGGGTCCCTTTCGGCACCCCGGGATCGACCAATTTGATGCACGTCGTGTCCGTCGCTGGCGACGAACTGGAAAAGCACGAGCGCTAG
- a CDS encoding DUF1244 domain-containing protein yields MVTNAPDPLDALPDDVAAAAFRRLVRHLRRRHDAQNIDLMGLSGFCRNCLADWIRDAGFEGDKAAARELIHGMPTEEWKAAHQTPATEEQLARMEASVAKNRVE; encoded by the coding sequence ATGGTTACGAATGCACCCGACCCGCTCGACGCACTTCCCGATGACGTAGCGGCAGCCGCTTTCCGGCGGCTGGTCCGTCACCTGCGCCGTCGCCACGATGCGCAGAATATCGACCTGATGGGTCTGTCCGGCTTCTGTCGCAATTGCTTGGCCGACTGGATTCGCGATGCCGGTTTCGAAGGTGACAAGGCTGCGGCCCGCGAACTGATTCACGGCATGCCGACGGAGGAGTGGAAAGCCGCCCACCAGACGCCCGCCACCGAAGAGCAATTGGCGCGCATGGAAGCCAGCGTTGCGAAAAATCGCGTGGAGTAG
- a CDS encoding DUF2312 domain-containing protein: MAEATDDRLRLLIERIERLEEEKKGIADDIRDVYAEAKAVGYDTKIMRQVIRLRKMKPDERSEQETILDTYKAALGMG; this comes from the coding sequence ATGGCCGAAGCCACCGACGACCGCCTGCGCCTTCTCATCGAGCGCATCGAGCGCCTTGAAGAAGAGAAGAAGGGCATCGCCGACGACATCCGCGACGTTTACGCAGAGGCCAAGGCCGTGGGTTACGACACCAAGATCATGCGCCAGGTCATCCGCCTGCGTAAGATGAAGCCTGACGAGCGCAGCGAACAGGAAACGATCCTCGACACCTACAAGGCCGCGCTCGGCATGGGTTGA
- a CDS encoding heavy metal-binding domain-containing protein, whose protein sequence is MTVTTTPTIEGKPIQDYLGIVTGEVIVGANLFRDLFANIRDIVGGRSGSYERILADARNQAIEELQAECATRGGNAVVGVDLDYEVIGDTGSMLMVSASGTAVKI, encoded by the coding sequence ATTACCGTAACGACGACGCCGACAATCGAAGGCAAACCGATCCAGGATTATCTCGGCATCGTGACCGGCGAGGTGATCGTCGGCGCGAACCTGTTCCGCGATCTGTTCGCCAATATCCGCGACATCGTCGGCGGTCGTTCGGGCAGCTACGAGCGCATCCTTGCCGATGCGCGCAACCAGGCGATCGAGGAACTGCAGGCCGAATGCGCCACGCGCGGCGGCAATGCAGTAGTGGGCGTCGACCTCGACTACGAGGTGATCGGCGATACCGGCTCGATGCTGATGGTGTCCGCCAGCGGCACCGCCGTAAAGATCTGA
- a CDS encoding CPBP family glutamic-type intramembrane protease → MSGADAHPAATSGNSAADTLRQLLAFAKAPTPPGGPMLRGRERRRVFSVVLAVDITVAALMVAVVAIAEWFGATFPQVEDLDLDPVPLAIFAVAVAPVMEEVIFRGWLRGRRADLEFAATFVALILATTGLSYLDAVGEVAIGGVFVLGVMVAWLRWLATRKAHSAVPAWFSRHYGKIIYASSLAFGLIHLTNYAELQFITVFLVLPQTIGGLILAFTRTRLGLGAAILQHALFNALFTALDPWL, encoded by the coding sequence TTGTCAGGGGCTGACGCCCACCCGGCTGCAACTTCCGGTAACAGCGCCGCCGACACACTGCGGCAGCTGCTGGCCTTCGCAAAGGCACCGACCCCGCCCGGCGGACCGATGCTGCGAGGCCGCGAGAGACGCCGCGTATTTTCGGTCGTGCTGGCCGTGGACATTACCGTGGCCGCGCTCATGGTTGCGGTCGTGGCAATCGCCGAATGGTTCGGAGCCACCTTTCCGCAGGTCGAGGATCTCGATCTCGATCCGGTGCCCTTGGCCATTTTCGCGGTCGCCGTGGCGCCGGTCATGGAAGAGGTCATATTCCGGGGATGGCTACGCGGAAGACGCGCCGATCTCGAATTCGCCGCAACCTTCGTCGCATTGATTTTGGCCACAACCGGGCTCTCCTACCTCGATGCGGTCGGAGAAGTGGCCATCGGCGGCGTGTTCGTCTTGGGGGTGATGGTCGCCTGGCTACGATGGCTTGCCACGCGCAAGGCCCACAGTGCGGTGCCCGCGTGGTTTTCCCGCCACTATGGCAAGATCATCTACGCAAGCTCTCTCGCGTTCGGGCTGATCCACCTGACGAATTACGCGGAACTGCAATTCATCACGGTGTTCCTGGTGCTGCCGCAGACGATCGGCGGCCTCATCCTCGCTTTCACACGCACGCGGCTGGGCCTGGGCGCCGCGATATTGCAGCACGCGCTGTTCAACGCGCTGTTTACGGCATTGGACCCGTGGCTTTAG
- the trpS gene encoding tryptophan--tRNA ligase: MRVVSGIQPTGNLHLGNYLGAIRNWVRMQDAMGEGEQCLFFLADLHAISMPHQPSDLHRATLEMAAALVACGIDPARSVLFNQAQVPAHPEMQWLLNGTARMGWLNRMTQFKDKSGKNREGASVALFTYPVLQAADVLLYQATHVPVGEDQKQHLELARDIAQKFNNDFATEDAPVFTLPEPISPPQAARIMSLRDGSKKMSKSDPSEMSRIELADDPDTVMKKVKKAKTDPEPLPSEEKGLVGRPEALNLVTIYAALTDKSADEVLADFGGEGFGKFKPALGEVLVETLRPISERFTGLLEDREALDAILARGAAQARQIAVPTLDATYKALGLVRG, from the coding sequence ATGCGTGTTGTTTCCGGCATCCAGCCAACCGGCAATCTCCATCTCGGCAATTACCTTGGGGCGATCCGCAACTGGGTGCGGATGCAGGACGCGATGGGTGAAGGAGAACAATGTCTGTTCTTCCTTGCCGATCTCCACGCGATTTCCATGCCGCACCAGCCAAGTGACTTGCACCGCGCGACGCTGGAAATGGCGGCCGCGCTGGTCGCTTGCGGGATCGATCCTGCGCGTTCGGTACTGTTCAACCAGGCGCAAGTGCCCGCGCACCCCGAAATGCAATGGCTTCTGAACGGGACCGCGCGCATGGGATGGCTGAATCGCATGACGCAATTCAAGGACAAGAGCGGCAAGAACCGCGAAGGTGCCAGCGTTGCGCTGTTCACCTATCCCGTGCTGCAGGCCGCCGACGTGCTGCTCTACCAGGCGACCCACGTGCCCGTGGGCGAGGACCAGAAGCAGCACCTGGAGCTGGCGCGCGACATTGCGCAGAAGTTCAATAACGACTTCGCGACCGAGGACGCGCCGGTCTTCACCCTGCCCGAACCGATCAGCCCTCCTCAGGCCGCGCGGATCATGAGCCTGCGTGACGGGTCGAAGAAGATGAGCAAGTCCGACCCGTCGGAAATGAGCCGCATCGAACTGGCCGACGATCCCGACACAGTGATGAAGAAGGTGAAGAAGGCAAAGACCGACCCCGAGCCCCTGCCCAGCGAGGAAAAGGGTCTGGTGGGTCGCCCGGAGGCACTCAATCTGGTGACCATCTACGCCGCGCTCACCGACAAGAGCGCCGACGAGGTTCTTGCGGATTTCGGCGGCGAAGGGTTCGGCAAGTTCAAGCCCGCGTTGGGCGAGGTGCTCGTCGAGACACTGCGTCCGATCTCGGAACGCTTCACCGGCCTTCTCGAAGACCGCGAGGCGCTGGACGCGATCCTCGCCCGCGGTGCCGCCCAGGCGCGCCAGATCGCGGTGCCGACGCTGGATGCGACTTACAAGGCACTGGGCCTTGTCAGGGGCTGA
- the murJ gene encoding murein biosynthesis integral membrane protein MurJ yields the protein MSLLKNVGTIGSLTMVSRIAGMAREMIFSRVLGANAVTDAWFQAFIIPNVFRRLFAEGAFSAAFVPMFSKRLSGEGGLDDARSFSADVLSVFLPVLIALCIVFELAMPGVIWILAEKPVEPGQFDLAVDFARIMFPYILLVSLVTLFTGMLNSVSRFAPGASFPIILNLVLIAALLTGEYFMNATGASIEQVAYGVAWAVTAGGVMQLGWLCYWTRVEGFRPKLLWPRITPEVKRLSIIALPAAIGGGAYQINTLVQLYFLNQLESGSVSYMNYADRLNQLPLGIIGIALSTAILPTLSKFVGSKNKEGADRIQSDAIELSMLLTIPAAVALAICATPFMTMIFQGGRFSVEDAAIAGNVLAILVLGLPAYVMVKVLVPNFYARSDTKTPVYAAFISLAVFVAFNVAFLRRFGVEGVALASVIGAWINVAFLYIVLLRRGYYTVPLALVGRIARQLLAAAAMGAALWFTRDLLTGWYSAGMFARLAALLGLVLCSGIVYFGVAFAVGAIDRRRIAALTKKKAP from the coding sequence ATGAGCCTGCTCAAGAACGTCGGCACGATCGGCTCGCTCACCATGGTGAGCCGTATCGCCGGCATGGCCCGCGAAATGATCTTCAGCCGCGTGCTGGGCGCCAATGCGGTCACCGACGCCTGGTTCCAGGCCTTCATCATTCCCAACGTCTTCCGCCGCCTGTTTGCGGAAGGCGCGTTTTCAGCCGCCTTCGTGCCGATGTTCTCCAAGCGGTTGAGCGGCGAAGGCGGGTTAGATGATGCGCGCAGTTTCTCGGCGGACGTGCTGAGCGTTTTCCTGCCGGTTCTCATCGCCCTGTGCATCGTCTTCGAACTGGCAATGCCGGGCGTTATCTGGATCTTGGCGGAAAAGCCGGTCGAACCCGGCCAGTTCGACCTTGCAGTCGACTTCGCCCGGATCATGTTCCCCTACATCTTGCTGGTCAGCCTGGTGACCTTGTTCACCGGCATGCTGAATTCGGTCTCGCGCTTTGCGCCGGGGGCCAGCTTTCCGATCATCCTCAACCTCGTGCTCATCGCCGCGTTGCTGACGGGCGAATATTTCATGAATGCCACGGGAGCGAGCATCGAGCAGGTCGCCTACGGCGTCGCTTGGGCCGTGACAGCTGGCGGCGTGATGCAGCTCGGCTGGCTGTGTTACTGGACAAGAGTCGAGGGTTTTCGGCCAAAGCTCCTCTGGCCGCGCATCACGCCGGAGGTAAAACGCCTGTCGATTATCGCGCTGCCCGCGGCGATCGGCGGCGGCGCTTACCAGATCAACACTCTGGTCCAGCTCTACTTCCTCAACCAGCTGGAAAGCGGGTCGGTCAGCTACATGAATTACGCCGACCGGCTGAACCAGCTGCCGCTGGGCATTATCGGCATTGCCCTGTCGACCGCGATCCTGCCGACGCTGTCGAAGTTCGTCGGTAGCAAGAACAAGGAAGGTGCGGATCGCATCCAATCCGATGCTATCGAACTGTCGATGCTGCTCACTATTCCGGCCGCTGTTGCGCTGGCGATCTGCGCCACGCCATTCATGACCATGATCTTCCAAGGCGGACGTTTCAGTGTGGAAGATGCCGCGATCGCAGGAAACGTTCTTGCGATCCTGGTCCTCGGCCTGCCGGCCTATGTCATGGTGAAGGTGCTGGTGCCCAATTTTTATGCCCGGTCGGACACGAAAACCCCAGTCTATGCGGCCTTCATCTCACTGGCCGTTTTCGTCGCCTTCAATGTTGCCTTCCTGCGGCGCTTCGGGGTGGAAGGCGTAGCGCTGGCCAGCGTGATCGGAGCGTGGATCAACGTGGCATTTCTCTACATCGTCCTGCTGCGTCGAGGTTATTATACTGTCCCGCTCGCTCTTGTCGGTCGCATCGCGCGCCAACTCTTGGCGGCCGCTGCGATGGGCGCTGCCTTGTGGTTCACGCGCGATTTGCTAACCGGCTGGTACTCTGCCGGGATGTTCGCTCGACTGGCGGCTCTCCTGGGGCTCGTCCTGTGCTCGGGGATTGTTTATTTCGGCGTCGCTTTCGCAGTCGGCGCCATTGACCGGCGGCGCATCGCTGCCCTGACCAAGAAGAAAGCACCGTAA
- the secB gene encoding protein-export chaperone SecB — MADENDVLTDLNADPAAGANGADNRPTIGVLNQYVKDLSVENPNAPASYQWQEQPRVDVQLNIASNKVTDEISEVELKITVRADTDQGAQYIVELAYCGLVGIRNVPEEHAHAFLFAEAPRLLFPFARAIISDAVRDLGYAPMMLEPMDFAGLYQQQLQARAAQQGEGAPAPTGNA; from the coding sequence ATGGCCGATGAAAACGACGTTCTGACCGATCTCAATGCCGATCCGGCTGCTGGTGCCAACGGTGCCGACAATCGTCCCACTATCGGCGTGTTGAACCAGTATGTGAAAGACCTGTCGGTCGAAAATCCGAACGCACCGGCTTCCTACCAGTGGCAGGAACAGCCGCGCGTCGACGTGCAGCTCAACATCGCCTCGAACAAGGTGACGGACGAGATCAGCGAAGTCGAACTCAAGATCACGGTTCGCGCCGATACCGACCAGGGCGCGCAGTATATCGTCGAACTCGCCTATTGCGGTCTCGTCGGCATTCGCAATGTGCCCGAAGAGCACGCCCACGCTTTCCTCTTCGCGGAAGCTCCGCGTCTGCTCTTCCCCTTTGCGCGCGCCATCATCTCCGATGCCGTTCGTGATCTCGGCTACGCGCCTATGATGCTCGAGCCGATGGATTTCGCCGGCCTTTACCAGCAGCAGCTCCAGGCCCGCGCCGCCCAGCAGGGCGAAGGCGCCCCGGCTCCGACCGGGAACGCCTGA
- a CDS encoding Tim44/TimA family putative adaptor protein: MIYEIVILAAIAAFLGLRLYSVLGQRSEHEEDPIRRSYGPREQNPTPPATTGGSPDAPAAARPAVTLRSVDNATNANEAAIRSIANADSRFDLLSFLEGAKAAYAMILEAFWAGDKDTLRDLTDDDVYASFAGAIDAREASGETLDNRLIRIEDATVHSADLDGRIARIAVRFVADIAAVTRDKDGTVVAGSLDDAVESRDIWTFSRSLDSMDPNWVLDETDQD; encoded by the coding sequence GTGATCTACGAGATCGTCATCCTTGCTGCCATCGCCGCATTTCTTGGTCTGCGCCTTTATTCGGTGCTGGGCCAGCGGTCCGAGCATGAAGAGGATCCGATCCGTCGCAGCTACGGTCCGCGCGAACAGAATCCGACTCCGCCCGCAACAACCGGCGGATCGCCGGACGCGCCAGCCGCCGCGCGGCCTGCCGTTACCCTTCGTAGCGTCGACAATGCGACGAATGCCAACGAAGCCGCGATCCGCTCGATCGCCAATGCCGATTCGCGCTTCGACCTGCTGTCGTTCCTCGAAGGCGCGAAGGCGGCTTACGCAATGATACTCGAGGCTTTCTGGGCAGGCGACAAGGACACGCTGCGCGACCTTACCGACGATGACGTCTATGCCAGTTTTGCTGGTGCCATCGATGCCCGCGAGGCATCAGGTGAAACGCTCGACAACCGTCTTATCAGGATCGAGGACGCGACGGTCCATTCCGCCGATCTGGACGGGCGCATTGCGCGTATCGCAGTGCGCTTCGTGGCTGACATCGCCGCCGTGACCCGCGACAAGGACGGAACCGTAGTTGCAGGATCGCTCGACGACGCCGTCGAGAGCCGCGACATCTGGACCTTCAGCCGCTCGCTGGATTCCATGGACCCTAACTGGGTCCTCGACGAAACCGACCAGGACTAA